The Dehalococcoidales bacterium genome segment TATGCTACCGGCCACGGTAAAATTTTGGTTAGGGCAAAGGCTTATTATGAAGAATCAACTTCGGGGCGCCAGCAAATAATTGTAACGGAATTACCGTACCAAACAAACAAGGCGGCTTTGGTTGAAAAAATTGCCGAGCTGGTTAAGGATAAAAAGATTACCGGTATCAGCGACCTGCGCGATGAATCGGATCGTGACGGGATGCGTATCGTTATCGAACTCAAAAAAGAAGCGCAATCCCGCCAGGTATTAAATGCCCTTTATAAGTTTACGGCGATGCAATCTTCTTTCTTTGCCAATATGCTGGCGCTTGTTAACGGACAGCCGAGAGTAATCGGTCTTAAAGAGGCTTTACAATATTTCCTGGATTTCCGTCAGGAAGTTATTACCCGGCGTACCCAATTCGAATTAAAAGGGGCTCAAGACAGGGCGCATATCCTTGAAGGTTTAAAGAAAGCCCTCGATTTTATTGATGCGGTTATTAAAACCATCCGCGAATCCAAGTCGGCGGAAGATGCCCGTAAAGATTTAATGCTTAATTTTGAACTGACACAAATTCAGGCGCAAGCGATCCTCGATATGCAACTCAGACGCTTGGCAAGCCTTGAAAGACAAAAAATAATAGATGAATATGAAGGGCTCTTAAAGACAATTGCCTATCTTCAGGACTTGCTTGAGAATCCGCGTAAGATTCTGCTTCTTGTAAAAGACGAGCTTGGCGAGTTGAAAACCAAATCAGCCAATCCTCGTAAAACTGCTATTAGCGTTCAGGAGGCTTTGGATTTTAGCGAAGAAGACTTAATTCCGCATCAGAGAATGGTGGTTACTTTAAGCGAGCGCGGTTTTGTAAAAAGGGTTCCTTCCAAATCCTTTACCCTGCAGCACCGCGGCGGCAAGGGCATTATCGGAATGGTAACCCGCGAACGTGATGCTGTCAGATTCCTGGTGGTTGGCGATACTCACGACACGCTGCTCTTCTTTACGGATAGGGGCAAGGTCTTTTCCACTAAGTGCTACGAGGTTCCGTTGGATGTATCGCGCATCTCAAAGGGGACGGCCGTAATTAACCTGTTCCCGATTCCGCAAGGCGAAAGGGTCACTGCGGTAGTTGAGGTTAGCGAATTTAAAGAAGATAACTTTATTTTACTTGCCACATCTAAGGGTGAAGTTAAAAAGATTGCAATGAGCAGTTTCGCTTCGGTACGTTCAAGCGGGCTGATTGCAATGGATGTGGATTCGGACGATAATCTTATCGCTGTTTGTCAGGGCGCTGAAACAGACGACGTATTGATGATAACCCGGAAGGGACAATCAATCAGATTCCATATTTCGGAATTAAGAACCAGCCTAAGAGCCAGCGGCGGGGTTTACGGAATTAAATTAGGAAAAGACGATCAAGTGGTTAGTATGGATGTGGCCGAAGAGGGTTCTTTCGTACTTACCGTTACTTCCGGCGGACACGGAAAACTAACCCCGATTGACGATTATCCGTTACAGCGCCGCGCCGGAAGCGGGGTGATTACCTTTAGGATAGTGGATAAAACCGGAGATGTTGCGGCAGCCAAAGCGGTAAAACCGGATCAGCAGGTGATGATAATTTCCGCTAAAGGTATTATTACGCTAACGCCCGTTAGGGAAAAAGATCCGCGTTTGGGGATTACCATCCAAGGACGCAGCACACAAGGCGTACGGCTGATGAAATTGGAAGCGGGTGATAGCGTGGTTGCGATTGCCGCCTTTGACGGAGAAGGCAGAGAATAAGCTTCAGTCCGCTAAATAAGGATACGAAAAGGGGTCGGCAAATCGCCGACCCCTTTGTGATTTAACATATAAAACAAAGGAATCCCAACATCTACCTCAGCATAGACATCAATGTAGAAGAAAATCCCTCTATAGACAAAGCGCTTACCATTTCTTGTTTGATTTCTTCGGCGAAATCATCAAAATATGCCTGTGGTTCGGCAGCTTCGATGGTATAGAGCCATCTGAATAAAGCTCCGTCAACATCTTCCACCACAATTCCTTCCCCGCTTATCCCTCTGGTATCGACACAAACATCAAGGCCTTTACCGGTATTGGTGTAATATAACACTCCATCGTCAAAGCTATAACTGATAACATTAATCGATGTTACGACAGTAATGTTGGAATTAAAATTCTCTAAATAGTTTTTAATAGCCTGCTGACCCTCTTTCGGTAAAGCGTTAAAGAAAATTATCGGGTCGGATGAATAGCTGAATAAATCCAAAAGCTCTCTAATTACAGCAGGGTCGCTCCAGTTCTTGTCACCGGTAATGGAAGCAATGGCGTCTTCCACGGGGATAATATTGAAGCCTAATTCATAGATTTCCTTTTCCCATCCCGCCAGCAGGTTGCCTGATTTATCAAGTGGAGTGTCTATTGTAATATCCTCATTGAAATTATAGAAATGAGTTACATATGTCGAAATATATTTATTACTCTGAAGAATCTGCTTTGTCTGATGTATGAAATAATCGTCTTTACCTATCCATATTTCGATTTCAGTATCTAGAAGTTTGGCGGTTCCTTTGTAATGCAAGCAGATTACCCCGTCTATAACTTCATCACCCAGTTGTTCCGGTTTATCTATAAACTCCAGCATTGCCACGGCATGTCGCTGACTCATGGTTCCACTATTTCTGTAATACAAATAGTCCATGTCTCCGCTACTCTGCAATAGCAAATTTTTGTCTTCAGATTGATAATACCTGTATTCCCCGTCGTAATAGATTTCAAAGTTCCTTTCAACACGAGTTACGACACCATTATTAGTGGAATTGTAAGAATGGCTGTAAGTCAGATGCGCAAGGTCTGGCAAGACAAACTCAAATATATTCTCTGTAACAGCCTGTTCAATGTTGGGATTGTCGATATCTATTGTTGTGGCAGAACTACTGACACGGTAAGTCTGCACATTCTCCGCGGCTTCCTTTGCCTTGGCAAGAACAGTGGTGTAGCCGTTGTTTCCCGTCCACGGCTGCAATACAAACAACATGGCTACTATAGCCACAACCGAAAGCGATAATACGACAGGACGCAGCCATTTATTCCCGTTAATCCCCTTAATGTTATCCATTATCGGTATCCTTCTCCTTTTTACGGCCTTCGCCGTTTTATTCGAGGGGGATTCGAATTTTTCCAATAAAGCTGCTTTCAAGAGCCTTTGGTGAGTATGCAGTTCGGCCTCCGGAAGCCGGGCGCTCTCTAACTTTTTTATTAAATCCTCATTTTTCATCATCCACCTCTGTAAAGGATAACCGTTATTTCCCTAAAAGGTTGCATTGTCCTCCAATAATTTTTTAAGTTTGTCCAAACCCCTGTGTAAGAGCGACTTTACCGTTCCCTCGCGTTTTCCCAGTATCAAGCAAATTTCAGCAACAGACTTTTTCTCAAAATACCTTAGAACAATAACTTCTTGGTAAATATGGGGCAGTTTGACTATACAGCGATGCAATAAAAGATAGTCCTCATGTTTTTGCATATCGGCTTCAATGCGTGTTATCTCATCGTTATCGTTTGCCCCTGTTGCAATTGCCAAAACCTCCATTTCTTTTTTAAGCAAATTAAGTTGCTTGTTATGGTTATAGCCGTTAATGATTTTATTTTCGGCAATGCGGTACAGATATGCGGAGAAGGGGATATTACGCCATTGGAAGCGTTTAATGGTATGAAGGGCTTTGAGGAATACCTCGGAGGTTATATCCTTGGCTATTTCGATATTAGCTGTTCGTAGAATCACATAACCGAGGATTTTGGGATAATACTCGTCATAAAGCAAGCCAAATGCATTAACATCGGTTTTTGCCCTGTTTACCAGTTCTTTTTCCCGCTCTAAATCCATATGCCTCTACATAGGATAACCCATTTTTTGGTAAAAGGTTGCATGAATTTGACGAAAAATCGGGGAATTTTTAAAAAAAGATATTAACCGGTTTTGTGGTTTGAGGAATCCATAAACGTGGTTAATTGTTCTTGCGGTTGAATTTATGGTCGC includes the following:
- a CDS encoding RNA polymerase sigma factor: MDLEREKELVNRAKTDVNAFGLLYDEYYPKILGYVILRTANIEIAKDITSEVFLKALHTIKRFQWRNIPFSAYLYRIAENKIINGYNHNKQLNLLKKEMEVLAIATGANDNDEITRIEADMQKHEDYLLLHRCIVKLPHIYQEVIVLRYFEKKSVAEICLILGKREGTVKSLLHRGLDKLKKLLEDNATF
- the gyrA gene encoding DNA gyrase subunit A, encoding MSAGNIKDIKIDEEVKSSYLDYAMSVIVSRALPDVRDGLKPVHRRILFAMQGLGLYRSGPHRKSARVVGEVLGKYHPHGDTSVYDAMVRMAQPFSMRHPLVDGQGNFGSVDNDPPAAMRYTEVRLEAIAENMLSDLDKDTVDFMPNFDDSLQEPVVLPSRIPNLLVNGSSGIAVGMATNIPPHNLGEVCDALAYLIENPEAGVEELMKFVKGPDFPTGGIILGRDGIVSAYATGHGKILVRAKAYYEESTSGRQQIIVTELPYQTNKAALVEKIAELVKDKKITGISDLRDESDRDGMRIVIELKKEAQSRQVLNALYKFTAMQSSFFANMLALVNGQPRVIGLKEALQYFLDFRQEVITRRTQFELKGAQDRAHILEGLKKALDFIDAVIKTIRESKSAEDARKDLMLNFELTQIQAQAILDMQLRRLASLERQKIIDEYEGLLKTIAYLQDLLENPRKILLLVKDELGELKTKSANPRKTAISVQEALDFSEEDLIPHQRMVVTLSERGFVKRVPSKSFTLQHRGGKGIIGMVTRERDAVRFLVVGDTHDTLLFFTDRGKVFSTKCYEVPLDVSRISKGTAVINLFPIPQGERVTAVVEVSEFKEDNFILLATSKGEVKKIAMSSFASVRSSGLIAMDVDSDDNLIAVCQGAETDDVLMITRKGQSIRFHISELRTSLRASGGVYGIKLGKDDQVVSMDVAEEGSFVLTVTSGGHGKLTPIDDYPLQRRAGSGVITFRIVDKTGDVAAAKAVKPDQQVMIISAKGIITLTPVREKDPRLGITIQGRSTQGVRLMKLEAGDSVVAIAAFDGEGRE